One genomic segment of Styela clava chromosome 3, kaStyClav1.hap1.2, whole genome shotgun sequence includes these proteins:
- the LOC120342799 gene encoding uncharacterized protein LOC120342799, producing the protein MKNSRTAITTLTRRSELVTLVPSTATAVTSSNSVNQWSEGRRKFLQVHQDRYLQRLAILRESLLRENKDFVKLNLPKNSDKSTGFWEAILSDFNDASLSKKFPHTKSHRSIHASLGGGMSDEKQRRGHLERLRRIRIMQMQRRLPPQLEPLHGIGLGAKKESKLKENKQVSQRIPPTAYHVDWMKGNHAITPIGDHEKAINSWTLKHLRTVDVVPENETADNFPNDIRSLLRRTRHSSNVSVKETSEEKEHMEVKTTANTIPEARQTSHSKRSKSTVSRNANTEPEPPPTPPPAPASTPSPQSPFMSEIISHHSASTSRLNTASTRKGEESDTEDITVGSRNSNLVDRSTSPIGFRLPHLKSAERNSAEDKPDSANSKRHIVVKIPHGTR; encoded by the exons ATGAAAAATTCACGCACAGCAATAACGACTTTAACAAGAAGATCGGAATTGGTGACCTTGGTACCTTCTACGGCTACTGCAG TCACGAGTTCAAATTCGGTGAATCAATGGAGTGAAGGAAGAAGAAAATTTCTTCAGGTGCATCAAGATCGATATTTACAAAGATTGGCAATTCTCAGGGAATCATTACTACGAGAAAACAAAGATTTTGTTAAACTCAATTTGCCGAAAAACTCCGACAAAAGCACTGGATTTTGGGAAGCTATTTTGTCGGATTTTAATGACGCTTcattatcaaaaaaatttccTCACACAAAATCCCACCGTTCAATACATGCATCGCTTGGCGGCGGAATGAGTGACGAAAAACAAAGAAG GGGACATTTGGAACGATTGCGACGAATACGAATTATGCAGATGCAACGAAGATTGCCTCCTCAACTTGAACCGTTGCACGGTATAGGATTGGGTGCAAAAAAAGAGTCAAAGTTAAAAGAGAACAAGCAAGTGTCTCAAAGGATTCCCCCAACCGCTTATCACGTTGATTGGATGAAAGGAAATCACGCGATTACGCCCATTGGCGACCACGAAAAAGCAATAAACTCATGGACACTCAAGCATTTGAG AACGGTAGATGTGGTACCGGAAAACGAAACAGCAGATAATTTTCCAAACGATATTCGAAGTCTTCTACGCCGTACAAGACACTCTTCAAATGTCAGTGTGAAAGAAACCTCGGAAGAGAAAGAACACATGGAAGTCAAAACCACTGCGAACACAATTCCAGAGGCCAGACAAACATCACATTCGAAGCGAAGTAAAAGCACAGTTTCCCGAAATGCAAATACAGAACCTGAACCGCCACCTACGCCTCCACCTGCTCCGGCTTCGACTCCATCTCCGCAATCACCTTTCATGTCCGAAATAATTTCCCATCATTCGGCCTCAACCTCTCGTTTAAACACCGCCAGTACCAGAAAGGGAGAAGAGAGCGACACTGAAGATATCACAGTTGGCAGTCGGAATTCCAACCTGGTTGATCGATCAACTTCACCTATAGGTTTCAGATTGCCACATCTCAAATCGGCCGAGAGAAACTCAGCAGAAGACAAGCCAGACTCGGCAAATTCGAAAAGACACATTGTTGTTAAAATCCCTCACGGTACTAGATAG
- the LOC120342781 gene encoding WD repeat, SAM and U-box domain-containing protein 1-like isoform X2: protein MNHIDSGTSFCKITGHKKEVSSCAFNDRFFVTCSGDKSIRVFSAIDFTEKAYSPLLAHKYAVNCVTFDVTGRLMASASTDGTANIWSLSEDSALILTVFHHSDSNTVQVCSFSPNSALLVTGSSDGGIGVWNIEQKKKLFQIIGHPEGNVNGAAFTPCNDYLVTGSAVGDIRVWDLRYNEFCILQTQAHDKGVSGCGVDCIVFSPTFHIIDEGQIADSYLMATCGQDNQVKLWLFQRSIASTAAVKKDHSSKCLQPLHELSGHHGPVSQCCFSPDGLKLASSSFDKTVIIWNPVTGEQLLVLDGHSAIATCVAFSSDGKFLASTSYDKTTIVWRLTTDDENDGAVSLATPGQSSGNLINLSTDQQQQPSTSGVTPTAPVAVTKKLHEWTTSDVVEWLDKELKLTQYSKAFSENEIDGDELINLTTEVLSQDLGVAPLGHRNKILRGIKTLQTKDTSTSSTTFVQPNPVVQNGNPVFLQATTAPIFTTPAVTPSVRASPKLNIDDSSIPDEYLCPISREVMLDPVLAPDGFSYERTEIENWFRRGSVTSPMTNKKLTSRNLVPNQALRTIIMQFLESHKKT, encoded by the exons ATGAACCATATAGATTCAGGAACATCTTTCTGTAAAATTACAGGCCATAAGAAGGAAGTAAGCAGCTGTGCATTCAATGATCGATTCTTTGTCACTTGTTCAG GTGACAAGTCAATTCGAGTCTTTTCTGCTATAGACTTTACAGAAAAAGCCTATTCACCTTTACTTGCTCATAAATATGCAGTTAATTGTGTTACATTCGATGTTACTGGTCGTCTCATGGCATCTGCATCGACCGATGGCACAGCAAATATTTGGAGTTTGAGTGAAGATAGCGCATTG ATACTGACAGTTTTTCATCATTCTGATTCCAATACCGTTCAAGTTTGCAGTTTTTCTCCAAATTCTGCTCTGCTTGTCACTGGTTCTTCTGATGGCGGAATCGGTGTATGGAATATTGAACAAAAGAAAAAGCTTTT CCAAATCATAGGACATCCTGAAGGCAATGTTAATGGTGCTGCATTCACTCCTTGCAATGATTATCTTGTTACTGGGTCTGCAGTAGGAGACATTAGAGTGTGGGATCTTCGATATAATGAATTT TGCATTCTACAAACTCAAGCTCACGATAAAGGAGTATCTGGATGTGGAGTCGACTGCATTGTATTTTCTCCTACATTTCATATCATAG ATGAAGGCCAAATAGCTGATAGTTATCTGATGGCAACATGTGGTCAAGACAACCAGGTTAAATTATGGCTATTTCAAAGAAGCATTGCCTCTACGGCAGCAGTAAAGAAAGACCACTCAT CAAAATGTCTTCAACCCTTACATGAGTTATCGGGCCATCATGGTCCTGTAAGTCAATGTTGCTTTTCTCCTGATGGATTGAAATTGGCTTCCAGTTCATTTGATAAAACTGTTATCATATGGAATCCG GTTACTGGTGAACAATTGTTAGTTTTGGATGGACATTCAGCTATTGCTACTTGTGTTGCGTTTTCATCAGATGGGAAATTTTTGGCATCAACGTCTTACGATAAAACAACGATTGTTTGGAGATTAACAACAGATGATGAAAATGATG GTGCTGTGTCATTGGCAACACCTGGGCAA AGTTCTGGCAATTTGATCAACTTGTCAActgatcaacaacaacaaccttCAACAAGCGGTGTAACACCTACTGCGCCAGTTGCAGTGACAAAAAAACTTCATGAATGGACGACAAGTGATGTTGTTGAATGGCTGGACAAAGAACTGAAACTAACACAGTATTCTAAAGCattttctgaaaatgaaattgatGGTGATGAACTTATCAACTTAACAACTGAAGTATTATCTCAAGATCTTGGTGTTG CTCCCCTTGGACATAGAAACAAGATATTACGAGGAATTAAAACACTTCAGACTAAAGATACATCAACCAGTTCTACAACATTTGTACAGCCAAACCCAG TTGTACAGAACGGCAATCCTGTATTTCTACAAGCTACGACTGCACCGATCTTTACCACTCCTGCTGTCACACCTTCAGTAAGGGCGTCGCCAAAGCTTAATATAG ATGACAGCAGTATTCCTGATGAATATCTTTGTCCAATATCAAGAGAGGTCATGCTTGATCCGGTACTGGCACCTG ATGGATTTTCCTATGAACGAacagaaattgaaaattggttCAGACGTGGGAGTGTGACAAGCCCGATGACAAACAAAAAACTCACATCAAGGAATCTTGTTCCAAACCAAGCTCTTCGCACCATAATCATGCAATTTCTTGAGTCTCACAAGAAAACATGA
- the LOC120342781 gene encoding WD repeat, SAM and U-box domain-containing protein 1-like isoform X1 — translation MNHIDSGTSFCKITGHKKEVSSCAFNDRFFVTCSGDKSIRVFSAIDFTEKAYSPLLAHKYAVNCVTFDVTGRLMASASTDGTANIWSLSEDSALILTVFHHSDSNTVQVCSFSPNSALLVTGSSDGGIGVWNIEQKKKLFQIIGHPEGNVNGAAFTPCNDYLVTGSAVGDIRVWDLRYNEFVSDEYPYIYPKCILQTQAHDKGVSGCGVDCIVFSPTFHIIDEGQIADSYLMATCGQDNQVKLWLFQRSIASTAAVKKDHSSKCLQPLHELSGHHGPVSQCCFSPDGLKLASSSFDKTVIIWNPVTGEQLLVLDGHSAIATCVAFSSDGKFLASTSYDKTTIVWRLTTDDENDGAVSLATPGQSSGNLINLSTDQQQQPSTSGVTPTAPVAVTKKLHEWTTSDVVEWLDKELKLTQYSKAFSENEIDGDELINLTTEVLSQDLGVAPLGHRNKILRGIKTLQTKDTSTSSTTFVQPNPVVQNGNPVFLQATTAPIFTTPAVTPSVRASPKLNIDDSSIPDEYLCPISREVMLDPVLAPDGFSYERTEIENWFRRGSVTSPMTNKKLTSRNLVPNQALRTIIMQFLESHKKT, via the exons ATGAACCATATAGATTCAGGAACATCTTTCTGTAAAATTACAGGCCATAAGAAGGAAGTAAGCAGCTGTGCATTCAATGATCGATTCTTTGTCACTTGTTCAG GTGACAAGTCAATTCGAGTCTTTTCTGCTATAGACTTTACAGAAAAAGCCTATTCACCTTTACTTGCTCATAAATATGCAGTTAATTGTGTTACATTCGATGTTACTGGTCGTCTCATGGCATCTGCATCGACCGATGGCACAGCAAATATTTGGAGTTTGAGTGAAGATAGCGCATTG ATACTGACAGTTTTTCATCATTCTGATTCCAATACCGTTCAAGTTTGCAGTTTTTCTCCAAATTCTGCTCTGCTTGTCACTGGTTCTTCTGATGGCGGAATCGGTGTATGGAATATTGAACAAAAGAAAAAGCTTTT CCAAATCATAGGACATCCTGAAGGCAATGTTAATGGTGCTGCATTCACTCCTTGCAATGATTATCTTGTTACTGGGTCTGCAGTAGGAGACATTAGAGTGTGGGATCTTCGATATAATGAATTTGTTAGTGATGAATATCCTTACATTTATCCAAAG TGCATTCTACAAACTCAAGCTCACGATAAAGGAGTATCTGGATGTGGAGTCGACTGCATTGTATTTTCTCCTACATTTCATATCATAG ATGAAGGCCAAATAGCTGATAGTTATCTGATGGCAACATGTGGTCAAGACAACCAGGTTAAATTATGGCTATTTCAAAGAAGCATTGCCTCTACGGCAGCAGTAAAGAAAGACCACTCAT CAAAATGTCTTCAACCCTTACATGAGTTATCGGGCCATCATGGTCCTGTAAGTCAATGTTGCTTTTCTCCTGATGGATTGAAATTGGCTTCCAGTTCATTTGATAAAACTGTTATCATATGGAATCCG GTTACTGGTGAACAATTGTTAGTTTTGGATGGACATTCAGCTATTGCTACTTGTGTTGCGTTTTCATCAGATGGGAAATTTTTGGCATCAACGTCTTACGATAAAACAACGATTGTTTGGAGATTAACAACAGATGATGAAAATGATG GTGCTGTGTCATTGGCAACACCTGGGCAA AGTTCTGGCAATTTGATCAACTTGTCAActgatcaacaacaacaaccttCAACAAGCGGTGTAACACCTACTGCGCCAGTTGCAGTGACAAAAAAACTTCATGAATGGACGACAAGTGATGTTGTTGAATGGCTGGACAAAGAACTGAAACTAACACAGTATTCTAAAGCattttctgaaaatgaaattgatGGTGATGAACTTATCAACTTAACAACTGAAGTATTATCTCAAGATCTTGGTGTTG CTCCCCTTGGACATAGAAACAAGATATTACGAGGAATTAAAACACTTCAGACTAAAGATACATCAACCAGTTCTACAACATTTGTACAGCCAAACCCAG TTGTACAGAACGGCAATCCTGTATTTCTACAAGCTACGACTGCACCGATCTTTACCACTCCTGCTGTCACACCTTCAGTAAGGGCGTCGCCAAAGCTTAATATAG ATGACAGCAGTATTCCTGATGAATATCTTTGTCCAATATCAAGAGAGGTCATGCTTGATCCGGTACTGGCACCTG ATGGATTTTCCTATGAACGAacagaaattgaaaattggttCAGACGTGGGAGTGTGACAAGCCCGATGACAAACAAAAAACTCACATCAAGGAATCTTGTTCCAAACCAAGCTCTTCGCACCATAATCATGCAATTTCTTGAGTCTCACAAGAAAACATGA